From Coffea arabica cultivar ET-39 chromosome 2e, Coffea Arabica ET-39 HiFi, whole genome shotgun sequence, the proteins below share one genomic window:
- the LOC113729132 gene encoding zinc finger BED domain-containing protein RICESLEEPER 1-like — translation MLDSAHRFERAFETFEEQDPYMLHELEHLPTKSDWEKARFLTLFLENFYDLTVKVSGSKYVTSNNLINELSHINGILKEMAESANPDLCGMAKIMKEKYDKYWGRLEKMNMLIFIAYMLDPRTKFEYFEFVACKMYGDTEGAVVAHVAKDAMYELFNDYKRLNTPAGSSQSSISSLSSGSENSISSFDGEVSKKINDRYRIEFKKRKVELGGKNAKSELDKYLSEDCEGEDPEFDILNWWKGNSLRLPILSQMARDVLAVPVSTVASESAFSTGGRVLDPFRSSLTPRIVQALICAQDWFRASENELNVEEKLEDLEEFESGLIKGGTEATIVDV, via the exons ATGTTAGACAGTGCTCATAGGTTTGAGAGGGCATTTGAGACGTTTGAGGAGCAAGATCCATATATGCTGCATGAGCTAGAGCACTTGCCAACAAAAAGTGATTGGGAAAAGGCAAGATTCTTAACTTTATTTTTGGAGAACTTTTATGATCTCACAGTAAAGGTTTCTGGTTCCAAATATGTGACATCTAATAATCTTATCAATGAGCTTAGTCACATTAATGGCATCCTAAAGGAAATGGCAGAAAGTGCTAATCCTGACTTGTGTGGAATGGCAAAAATAATGAAAGAGAAGTATGATAAGTATTGGGGAAGATTGGAGAAAATGAACATGTTGATTTTCATTGCTTACATGCTTGATCCTAGGACAAAGTTTGAGTACTTTGAATTCGTTGCTTGTAAAATGTATGGTGATACCGAAGGTGCTGTTGTGGCTCATGTAGCCAAGGATGCAATGTATGAATTGTTTAATGATTACAAGAGACTCAATACTCCTGCTGGATCTTCTCAATCCTCTATTTCTTCACTTTCTAGTGGATCTGAAAATAGCATCTCTTCCTTTGATGGAGAAGtctccaaaaaaataaatgatagatACAGAATTGagttcaagaaaagaaaagttgaacTTGGAGGAAAGAATGCTAAATCTGAACTTGACAAATATTTGAGTGAGGATTGTGAGGGTGAGGATCCCGAGTTCGATATCTTGAATTGGTGGAAAGGTAATAGTCTTCGGTTGCCAATACTTTCGCAAATGGCTCGTGATGTGTTGGCTGTCCCGGTCTCTACGGTTGCTTCCGAATCTGCCTTTAGTACCGGAGGACGTGTTCTTGACCCATTCAGAAGCTCTTTAACTCCAAGGATTGTGCAAGCCTTGATTTGTGCTCAAGACTGGTTTCGGGCATCCGAAAATGAGTTGAATGTAGAAGAAAAATTGGAGGATCTTGAGGAATTTGAATCTG GTTTGATCAAAGGAGGTACAGAAGCCACAATTGTTGATGTTTGA